DNA sequence from the Candidatus Hydrogenedentota bacterium genome:
GNNNNNNNNNNNNNNNNNNNNNNNNNNNNNNNNNNNNNNNNNNNNNNNNNNNNNNNNNNNNNNNNNNNNNNNNNNNNNNNNNNNNNNNNNNNNNNNNNNNNCGGGGGGTGTGCCCCGGGCGGCTCACCGGGCGGCTCCGGCTCCGGCACTGCCTCGGGTGCGGCCTCCGTGGCCGGTTCGGCGGGCGTCGTTTCCGCAGTCTCCGGCGCAGGCGTCTCGTCTGGCGCGGGGGACGGTGGTTCAGGAACGGCCTCCGCGGGTTTCGGCGGCACGTGGACCGTCAGTTCTTGTCCGAACTTGATGTGGCTCGGGTCGTCGACCTGATTCCATCGCTTGAGGTCGTCGACGGACACGCCGTATTGCGCCGCAATGCTCGACAGAGTTTCTCCTTCCTTGATCCGGTGTTTTACCGGTTCCGTGCCTGGCGGAGGGAGTACCTCCTCAGGCTTGGCCGCGGAGAGGCGGCCGGCATGTGCCCGGACCACATCGATCCTGTCGCGGCTTGCCTGTAATTCCTGTTCTTGAAGCACGCCCGCGGCCGCGGACTCGGCCACGGCTGCGCAGATCGCGTTCAGGCGTTCCGGAGGCGCGTCCAGCACGATCACGGCATCGCAGCCCGCGGCCAGCGCCTGGACCGCGGCCTCTTCGGGCGCGCGTCCACCGGCCGCGCCCGGGCGCGATACGTCGTCCGCGATGATTGCCCCGGCAAACCGGCGCCGGTCGCGCAGGAGCATGCGCACCAGCTTCCGTGAACAGGAAGCCGACACGAGCGTATCCGCTCCCTCGAGCGCGGGCACGGCGATGTGTCCCACGAGCACGGCAGGCACATTGTGCTGCCCTGCCGCGTCAAAGGGCAGAATCTGGGCCTCCAGCTTCTCGATTTCCGTTTCCTTCACCACCAGCAGGCCGGCGTCATCGGGCGTCGCGCCGCCCGCGCCCGGGTAATGCACGACACAGGGGACTACGCCGCCGGCTTCGAGCCCCGCGAGATATTCCAGGCTGGCCGAAATGACGCGCGCCGTGTCCGCCGCGAAAGTGCGGGGCTCGCACTCGGCCGGGGCTGCGCCGGGCACGTATACGTCGAGCGGAGGCGCCAGCAGCATGTCAACGCCGCGCTCGCGGCAAAGCTGGGCGGTGCGCTGCGCGAGATTGCGTATGGCTTGGGCGTCAGCGAGCCCGCCGGCTTCGCGCGGCGAAGGCGCTTCATCGAGGCGCAGGGGATTCTCATCGCCGCCCCGTTGCGCGGCGACAATCAACGGCGGAGCCAACTGACCGGAAGTCCAGGGCACCGCGTTGAGAATTGCCTCGACCAGCGCGCGGGTCTGGCCGGCATCCGTGACGTTCTGTGCGCCCAGGACAATGCCGCCGGGGCGGAATGCGCGCAGCAGTTCTGTCGTGGCGGGGTCAAGCGTAGTGCCCGGAATGCCTATGAACAAGTGCCGGGCCGGCCACACGGGTGCGGGGGGCGGCTCTGGCGGGGCCGGTTCTTGCTCCGTTGGCGCTTGCGCCGCGGGAGGTTGCGGTACGGGGGTGTCCGGTTCTGAGGCGGGGTTCGGGCGGTCCTCGCCGGAAACGAAGTGGACGATAGTCGGCTGCGCAGGCTCGTCGGCCGCGGCAAGCGGGTCCGCGCCGTGGCTTTCCGGCCGGCCAACCTGCAACACGGCATAGCAAAGCGTAAAGCCGATTGCCACGCCCAGCAGGAACGTCACAAACAACGTGGCGGATGCAGTTCGCCGTTTTCTTCGATAATCCAAACTCACCCAAGGTCTCCCCGCCTTCGCCGCGGCGGCTTTACCCGCGGATTGTAACCGAAACGCCGCACACGGGCACAACCCGCGCGCCACGACCGGTTGTGCGGGTCCGCCGGGACATACAGCCAGGATGATTCAGCATGCCCCGGGCGCGGCCGAGGGTGCTGTTCCCTCCGCAAGGGTTTCAATCCCCTTCGCGATGGGCAAGGCTGACATCATGCCGGATGTCGGCGATGCGTCCCTTGAACACATCCAGCACTTGCGCGATGCGCGGGTCCGCCATGACCTTGCGCGCCTCTTCCGGGTTGACGGTCGGGTAGAACGGTTGCTGCGGATTGTACTCGGCCTTCGTTTCGCGTGGAGAGGCCGCGCCCGCCTGCAATTCCGTGCGGTACGTGCGCACGTTGCGCGTACTGGCGGCGAGCGCGCTTTCCAGAGCGCGCCGCTGATCCGGCTGCTCGACGGTTTCCCGCGCGCGCGTTTGGCCGGCGGCGTATTGCAGCACCAGAGTGTCGCCTTCGATTCCCGCCGCAACGCCTTGCCCCAGCCACACGGCCAAGCTCAGGCTGGCTTCGCGCACCCGCTCCAGGATAGCGGGCCAGAGCTGCCGGAGATTATCCGCCGTCAGCGTCAGCGGTTCCGGCTCCGCAGCGGGAGCAGGTGCGCCGCGTGGTTTTGCCGGGGCGGCGCGGCGCGGTACAGGAGGGGCCCCGGCCTCAGGAGGGTTTGGGCCGCCCCTCGCCGGCGCGTGACCCTCGCCCAGTTGAAGAAGCTTTTCCAGGACGGTGTCTATGGAGACATCGACCCCGGCTTTCGAGATGCGGATGAGCAGTGCTTCGAGGGCGATACGCTGCGCCAGTTGCGAATCGAATTCGCCGGTCAACTGCGCGAACTGTTCGACGAGCTTGATCAGATGCGTTAACGGGAACCGTCCCGCTTGCTCCGACAGCACCTGGATTTCATCTTCCGGAAGCGCGAGCAGTCTTGCCGCCTCGCCCGTCTTGCACACGAGCAGATTGCGGAAATGCTGGAGGATCTCCTGGACAAACTGGGAGAGGTCCTTGCCGCCCGCGACGATATCTTCCACGATGCGCAATTGCGCCGGGATATCCTTGTCGAGTATGGCCCGGCACAATTCATGAAGCAGCCGCCGGTCCACGAGCCCAAGCACGTCGTACACGTCGTCAAAACGTATTTCGCCGTCGCAATACGAAATAAGCTGGTCGAGAATGCTCTCCGCGTCGCGGACGCCCCCTTCCGCCGCCTGTGCAATGGCGTGGAGCGCGTCGTCCGTTGCCTTCTTGCCCTCTTTAACGACGATATTGCGCAGCAGTGCGACGATTCGGTCCAGGGCGACCCGCCGGAAATCAAAGCGCTGGCATCGCGAGATAATCGTCGCCGGGATCTTGTGCGCTTCCGTAGTGGCCAGGATGAACACGCCGTGCAGCGGCGGTTCCTCCAGCGTCTTCAGCAACGCATTGAACGCGGACGATGAAAGCTGGTGCACTTCGTCGATGATGTAGACCTTGTAGCGGCTGCTCGACGGCACCATACGGATGTTGTCGCGGATTTCGCGGACATTCTCGACGCCGTTGTTCGACGCGCCGTCGATCTCGATGACGTCGATGTTGTTGCCTTCCCCTATCGAGACGCAGTTCGTGCACACGCCGCACGGCTCCGGCGTGGGCTTGTCCGAGGACAGGCAATTGAGCGCCTTGCAGAGGATGCGCGCCGTGGTCGTCTTGCCGATGCCGCGCGACCCGATGAACAGGAAGGCATGATGAATGCGTCCCGCGACAATCGCGTTTTTCAGCGTGCGCGTGACGTGTTCCTGGCCGATGACGTCCTCGAACGATTGCGGACGCCACTTCCGCGCCAATACCTTGTATTCGCCTTCCGCCATCCGGTACTCGTTCCTCGCGTTGCGATGGGATTTGCAGCCCCGAAGCACGTATTATAAAGACGACAATGTGGCAAGACAACCGGCAGGACGGCGCTTGGAGTGCGGCCCGTATCCGACATTGACTGGGTCCTCTTTGAGCCGGAAATGCGGTCACGTGCGTGACCCGGCCTCTGCCAGGCTATCGAAAACACGCCCATCATCTACCACATTGATGTCGTGCGCGCCGGAAAACTGCTGGACCACCCTTTCAGGGAAACGGCCGGCCGGAAAGGCGTTCTCGTGCATCCCTGACATTTCTTTCCCTTGCGTGTGCGGGAATGAGGCGCAAGCCGAGGGGCGCCTGCCGCCAGGAAATTAAGGAATAAGCTCGCGCACCCACCCTCGAACGCTTGCCCAGAACGGTTTGCGGCGCCGCCGGCTCGGGCCAGGCACTCCTGCAGCACACGGGGCAATCCGGCTACGGCTGCTTCTGTCAAGACCTGACCGGGTTCGCCGGCGTCCCGTTGAGCAGGACCCAGCCGTCAACGCCACGTGCGCCACGCCTATAAAGAGCAAGACGCCCTCAAGTGGGAATTCGACCTCGCTGAAGCGGATTG
Encoded proteins:
- the dnaX gene encoding DNA polymerase III subunit gamma/tau, producing MAEGEYKVLARKWRPQSFEDVIGQEHVTRTLKNAIVAGRIHHAFLFIGSRGIGKTTTARILCKALNCLSSDKPTPEPCGVCTNCVSIGEGNNIDVIEIDGASNNGVENVREIRDNIRMVPSSSRYKVYIIDEVHQLSSSAFNALLKTLEEPPLHGVFILATTEAHKIPATIISRCQRFDFRRVALDRIVALLRNIVVKEGKKATDDALHAIAQAAEGGVRDAESILDQLISYCDGEIRFDDVYDVLGLVDRRLLHELCRAILDKDIPAQLRIVEDIVAGGKDLSQFVQEILQHFRNLLVCKTGEAARLLALPEDEIQVLSEQAGRFPLTHLIKLVEQFAQLTGEFDSQLAQRIALEALLIRISKAGVDVSIDTVLEKLLQLGEGHAPARGGPNPPEAGAPPVPRRAAPAKPRGAPAPAAEPEPLTLTADNLRQLWPAILERVREASLSLAVWLGQGVAAGIEGDTLVLQYAAGQTRARETVEQPDQRRALESALAASTRNVRTYRTELQAGAASPRETKAEYNPQQPFYPTVNPEEARKVMADPRIAQVLDVFKGRIADIRHDVSLAHREGD
- a CDS encoding LysM peptidoglycan-binding domain-containing protein — translated: MSLDYRRKRRTASATLFVTFLLGVAIGFTLCYAVLQVGRPESHGADPLAAADEPAQPTIVHFVSGEDRPNPASEPDTPVPQPPAAQAPTEQEPAPPEPPPAPVWPARHLFIGIPGTTLDPATTELLRAFRPGGIVLGAQNVTDAGQTRALVEAILNAVPWTSGQLAPPLIVAAQRGGDENPLRLDEAPSPREAGGLADAQAIRNLAQRTAQLCRERGVDMLLAPPLDVYVPGAAPAECEPRTFAADTARVISASLEYLAGLEAGGVVPCVVHYPGAGGATPDDAGLLVVKETEIEKLEAQILPFDAAGQHNVPAVLVGHIAVPALEGADTLVSASCSRKLVRMLLRDRRRFAGAIIADDVSRPGAAGGRAPEEAAVQALAAGCDAVIVLDAPPERLNAICAAVAESAAAGVLQEQELQASRDRIDVVRAHAGRLSAAKPEEVLPPPGTEPVKHRIKEGETLSSIAAQYGVSVDDLKRWNQVDDPSHIKFGQELTVHVPPKPAEAVPEPPSPAPDETPAPETAETTPAEPATEAAPEAVPEPEPPGEPPGAHPP